The genome window TAATCTGATGTACCGATTtagtttctttctctttctttcttttttgtcattttgatTCACAAAGTAAAGTTCTTGGATGCTGACAGATATTTGTTCTTTGTCTACAGCTTTAGTGCCGATATTTCCGCTTTCTGATCTCAGAAAGTTTTCGAGTTCCAATCCAACAAATACATGGTTGATCTAGACATCCAAATCCCAGCTGCTTTTGATCCATTCACCGAGGATAACGACTCAGGTGCCCCTGGTGCCAAAGAGTATGTTCATATCCGTGTTCAACAAAGGAATGGTAAAAAGTGCTTGACAACTATTCAGGGGCTGAAAAAAGATTTCAGCTTGGAGAAGATACTCAAGGATCTTAAGAAAGAGTTCTGTTGCAACGGGAATGTGGTGCAAGACAAAGAGCTAGGCAAAGTCATTCAACTTCAAGGTGATCAGCGCAAGAATGCTTCTCAGTTCCTTGTGACTGCTGGAATTGTCAAGAAAGACCAGATCAAGATTCATGGTTTTTAAGGATTATTATGATCATCTTGTCTGAAGAAAATAATATATAGTATAGCAGTATTTTGCATTGGTGTGTGGCATCTGAGGATTGCCTATTATATTCGTGTTAGTGTTTGTGTGGATAGTGGGAACCATTCGCGTTAGTTGGTGTTGGTTCTCTTTCATTTGATAATGTCATGGGACTAAAAGCGGTTTGTAAGCCTACCTTCTTATTTTTCAGTAATAAAGGTATAATTGATAtatttacttgtgtatttgcttTAATCTTTTAATATTGTCATTGTAAATGCGTCAAATCGTTGCTTTGATTTCTAATTGGTATATGATGATTCCTTCAAAGATCGAGGGATAGTATATTGGATTAAACCGATTTCCAAATCTAAGATACTCTTTGTGGCCTTAAGCTGTCATCTGCGTGGCATTCAAGTTTGGTGACGACTTCAGAATACATCACATAGAACTACGGTTAGATGCGTCATGCGTTCGCTCGTCACTGGAGGATGTTCATTTATTTGTGGGGATGTTTGCTGGCTGGGAGGAATTTTGGTAGAGTGAGTTTTGGTGGACAAGATTAAGATAACTTGGTTTGTAGAGGTGGTTCTCGCATCCTGGCTGAGACTGCCTTTTGCATCTGTTGTTCTTGGCAGTTGAGGTTTTTTTGCAGTTGCAGACGAGAGCACATGACATCTGAAACTTGTTGACCCATGGCTTTTATGAGCTAACAGGCGGTTGCAAGTCAAGAGTGTAATGGAGAGAGGCTGGATTTACAGTAATGAGCTGATCCGCCTTTCCCATGCAGAGGAGCCGGGGCAGGGACGGCCAGAAGGACCGTTTCTGAACAGTGTACGGCCAAGATTTAGTCCAAAAAAATTGTAATAGAGAGAGGATGGATTTACAG of Coffea arabica cultivar ET-39 chromosome 5c, Coffea Arabica ET-39 HiFi, whole genome shotgun sequence contains these proteins:
- the LOC113690992 gene encoding protein translation factor SUI1 homolog — protein: MVDLDIQIPAAFDPFTEDNDSGAPGAKEYVHIRVQQRNGKKCLTTIQGLKKDFSLEKILKDLKKEFCCNGNVVQDKELGKVIQLQGDQRKNASQFLVTAGIVKKDQIKIHGF